The window CTTTTGTACACATATACGTTGCACCTAATACCCATCCTGAACTAGCATAGACTAGCAACGCCGGGGTGAACGACGCTTCATGCAATAACCCAAAAACAAGCCCCGAAAAAAAGACGGCTAAAACATTCATGTAGTTATTTTTCACATTAAAAAAATAATTAAAGAAAAAACCTCTAAAAATATATTCTTCTGTAATGGGTGCAAACACACAGGTCATTAAGGAAATCGTAAGAGGAATGGCTCTAAAACTTTCTTCAATTAATTGTTGATTCTCAGGTGAATCATTCATTGGAAACAATCCCTGAATAACATAATCTAAAACAAAATAAGCAACCAACATAACCAGTGTCACTATTATTTTTTTCTTTTTGCTTACAACAGATTGGCCAAACTGATTGGGGTTATGCTGCTCTAGCTGTTTGCGATAACGAATAACAAAAAATAATGCCACTAAAATCGTCATAACAACCATCGCTTGAAACGCTTGATAATCCGTCATAACTGCTGGGAAATCTACATCTCCCTCAGCCAAAATAATTGGAATTTCAGCTATCGTCATGACAATAAAGAACAAGCCTATAAAGAAAACACTTTTAATATAATGAAGAATCCCATATCCTATCTGCTTAACGCTCATTACTAACACTCCTTTAAAAAACGGACTTTAAATTACCGTAATCTTACTTTGATTTCTAATAATTGTCAATTTCAATTACCGAAAAACAATAGCGATTTTCCTATTGGATTCTTCTATACAATGAAAAAAGCTATAGAAATACGCTCAAC is drawn from Vagococcus xieshaowenii and contains these coding sequences:
- a CDS encoding CPBP family intramembrane glutamic endopeptidase gives rise to the protein MSVKQIGYGILHYIKSVFFIGLFFIVMTIAEIPIILAEGDVDFPAVMTDYQAFQAMVVMTILVALFFVIRYRKQLEQHNPNQFGQSVVSKKKKIIVTLVMLVAYFVLDYVIQGLFPMNDSPENQQLIEESFRAIPLTISLMTCVFAPITEEYIFRGFFFNYFFNVKNNYMNVLAVFFSGLVFGLLHEASFTPALLVYASSGWVLGATYMCTKDLRCSMFIHFIGNTLATVMMLATH